Within the Thermanaeromonas toyohensis ToBE genome, the region TTCTTGGCCCAAAAGCTAGCAGAAAACGGGCATCCTGATCTAAACGTGGAGATACACCTAGACATCGGACCCAATGGGGATACCAAGGAGCTTATCCGGGAAGTCGTAGGAATGGTGGTAGGAAGCGGGTTTGCGGCCAAGATAAAACCCTATTCCTGTGGGGCTACTAAAGTGGCTGATAAATATACTAAGAGTGGATGAGGAAGGGCGGCACACAACTGGAACAGAAGTGCCGCCCTTCCTTTTTAGGTTATGGGGTTTAAATAGCGAAGACGTGGTTGCCGATGACCGCTATTATCTTACGGGTCCATACCCAAGGGCTGGTGGCTGTAGCTGGATTCCAGAAGAAGAGGGCTCCACCGCTAGGGTCTTTACCCGCTAAGGCTTCCCGTGCGGCTTGGTAGGCGGTAGCATTGGGTTGTAACCATATTTGCCCGTTGGTAACCGATTCAAAGGCATCGGGCTCATAAATCACCCCAGCGATGGTTTTGGGGAAGCGGCCGTCTCGGAGGCGGTTTAAGACCACCGCCGCCACGGCAACCTGGCCCGCATAAGGTTCCCCGCGGGCTTCGGCGTAGACAAGGCGGGCCAAAAGATCAAACTCCTCGGGCGTATACGATATCTTTCCACCCCTAGAGGCAAGACTTAAAACCCCTCTCTCAGGGATCCATAAGGTTTGGCCTGGATAGATGTACTCGCTGGTAAGCCCGTTAGCTGCCATTATTTCTTGATAGCTTATCCCGAAGCGAAGGCCGATGAGGAACAAAGTATCACCCGGTTGGACTGTGTAGTTAGTACCGGACTTGGTGGGGATCCATAGCACTTGACCAGGATATATCCAGGCATCCTTTAAACCGTTGGCTTGCTTAATCTCCTCCGCTGTGACATTGTAACGCAGGCCTATGAGGAAAAGGGTGTCACCGGGCTGTACAGTGTAGGTAGCAGCATATCCGGCGTGGGGGTGGAAGAATAGAAATACACTAAAGGCTATGGCGAAAGCCAAAAAATACATTTTTTTTCTTTCTCTGTACTTAATGGCCATCAACTCCTTTTCTGGCTACCGCCTGCCAGCCCCTTACCATTATACAGGAAAGGGGGGAGCCCCGTCATTACAAAATAGTTGGCAAGCCCGGTATTTTATGTTAACAATCTCCCTTCCCTTTTCCCCTACATAAACTGGTAATAAGAAAACGTTAAAGCTTTAGCACTAGAAAGGACAAGGAGGGAAGGGAAGAAAATGGCTGGGATAAAGCCGGGAGATATAGTAGCCCGCCTTTCCTATGGGAAAGATATATTTTTCAAGGTTAAAGCTGTGATAATTACTGACCAGGGTCAAAGGACAGCCTTGCTTAAAGGGTTGGATGTGCGGCTTAGCGCAGATGCCCCCCTAGAAGATCTCGAGCTCCAACCGGCCGAACAAGTTTTATTTTATCGGCACCAGGATATACATCGCTGTAATTCCTATTTCCGTCGGGCGCGGGAACGGCAAGAAGCAAGGCGGGAGGCTTACTTAACTTGGATGGATGTGGCCGCGGGTTCAGAGGGAACCCAGAGGGGAGCCCCAGGGGAGGGGGAGGGTTTTTTTGAGCTTCCCGGCAGGGTGCTGCATGTAGACGGCGATGCTGAATACCTGGACCGGTGTCTCCATGCCTACCAGCAGCTACGCCTGCCGGTAAGGGGGTTTTTTGTAGCTGAGGAGGAGCAAGCCTTTAGGGTTCCTGAATTGCTTTCCCGTTATACCCCGGATATTTTAGTACTTACGGGCCACGACGGGTTGACTAGGCAGAAGGGGGATATGTCTAGTTTAGACAGCTACCGGCATTCTAAGGACTTTGTGGCTGCTATTAGAGCTGCTCGGAGGCTAAGGCCCAGCCACGATGATCTAGTGATCTTTGCTGGAGCCTGTCAATCCTATTATGAAGCTTTGCTTGAGGCAGGGGCTACCTTTGCTAGCTCCCCGGCCCGTATCCTTATCCATGCCTTTGATCCTTTACTGGTAGTAGAGAGAGTAGCCTACACCCCTATCCACGAGACAGTGACGCCCCAGGAGATAATTAAAGATACCATCACCGGGGAAGGTAGTATTGGCGGGGTAGAGATCAAAGGAAAACTGCGGTTAGGTTATCCCGCGTCCCCTCATTTAAGATTTCTTTCTGCCACTTCCGGCTAAAAAAGGTTGGCTTAAAGGCAAAGTAATATAGCGCAAATCGATACCAGGTTACAAGAAAGTTTACATCCCTTAATAAAACCGTAACAAATCCATAATATTGGCTTAATATAGGGTTCGGGCTTCTTGACATAAGGACCATAATTCTAGTAAAATAAAATACCAATCTTGACATCCTCCGACCGGCATATTATAATAAGGTATGTATGCCGGGAAAGAGGGTGGTATGGTTGGCTGGGAAAGAAGTTCTAGCTCTTATTAGGCAAGATTTGGAGGCCCGTGTGGGCCAAAAGATAAAACTGAGAGCTAATCGGGGTAGGAAGAAGATTATTGAAAAGGTAGGTATCTTGGAGAAGACTTATCCGAACATTTTTGTTATCCGCCTGGAGGAACAGAGAAGCCCGGAACGCCGCATCTCCTTTAGCTATGCTGATGTTTTGACCGATACTGTAGAACTTATGGTGGAAGGTGAAGAAGGAGATATTCGGATAGGCGCTAAGGCGAGGAGCTAAGGGGTATTCAAAGCCCTAGCTCCTTTTTAAATCTTAGAGCATCAATCTAGGGATCTTTTATTGTTAACTCTTTTTCTATTGGTCAGCCTATATGATGTGGCAAGGAAGGCGTACCGATGAACCGAACTTCTGAACTTAGTGAAGTATTAGCCAGGTGGCGGGCTACCTTGCTTCAAAAGAAGAATGTGGTGGCTGTGGGGTACGGGTTTAAGATACGCGGAGGTAGGTCTACTGATATTCCCGCCATCCTAGTCTACGTGGCTCGCAAAGTACCCTTAAAGAACCTCCCCCCTAAAGAGCGTATACCACCTTGGGTGGAAGGTTGGCCTACTGACGTGGTAGAAGCCGGAGATATAAGGGTTTACCGCACATAATTCCCTTAGGCCTCACCCCATACTAAAAAGGGGTGGGGCCTTTTGTATTTTGTAGTTCAATCCCTATGATGCCCATGCTGTGGAGGAAGCGGTGCGTCTAAAGGAGGTTATGGGGGTCTGTCCAGCTCGCGTATACCCCTGAGGGGTGCCTTGAATGCGGTACCTGCCGTTATGGGTGTGCCCATGATAATATAGACTGGCGGTATCCTCGGGGTGGCTTTGGGATAATGCACAAATGTGGGTAAAAAAACATAAAAATACCTTAAGCCAAGGGCAGTTTAAAGAAACTTTCCCTTCTACCCTCGACCTGGATGCCTAATATATATTAAGGAGTAAGTAACACATAAGAGCAACAAATTATAACAGTAAATGGAAGGATAACATTTAGCTCCCCAAGGGGCTAGAAAGAGTCTTTACTTTAAGGGAGAGGAGAACATGGGTTGGCGTATCGGATTGGATCCTGGCCATGGCGGGCCTGACCCTGGGGCGGTAGGGGCTAGCGGCCTTATGGAAAAGGAAGTAACTTTAGAGGTAGCCCTTATGTTGGGGGAAAGGCTGTCCATAGCGGGCTGTGATGTAGTATTCTCCCGGCGCGAAGATGTAGATGTATCCTTGCCCGAACGAGTAGCTCTTTTCAACCGCGCTAAAGTAGACCTAGTTGTAAGCCTTCATGTTAATAGCTCATCTAGTCAGGAAGCCTCTTATCTCAGCACCTATATCTTAGCGCCTGGAGGGCAGGCAGAAAAGGCGGCCCGTTTTATCCAGAAGGAAATGGTAGAAGCTCTAAAATGGCCCGATGGCGGGGTACGGGAAGCTAACTTTTATATCCTGCGGGAGACGGAAGCCCCAGCCGTACTGGTGGAGATGGGTTTTTTAAGCCATCCCCAGGAAGAGGCTGCCCTCCGGCGCAAAGAGACACGCCAAACCCTAGCCTTAGCTTTGGCGCGGGGTATAGCTTTATACTTGGGGCTTAATCCAGATGTTTTTTCGTTACCTCAAGACATAGAAGGGCACTGGGCGGAAGCTATTATACGCCGCTGCCTTGAGCTGGGCCTCCTTAAAGGTTATCCTGATGGAACCTTTCGGCCAGACCAGCCTGCTACCCGGGCGGAACTAGCAGCTGGTCTTTTAAATCTTCTAGACAGGATACAAGCTTCTCGTTTATAATAAAAGGGGGTGTAACTTAGCCCTTGCGCGTGCGTTATAAAGTGTGGCTGGAGGAGGGAGAGCACGTCTTTGGTGAGGGGCTGTTCACCCTTCTCCGAGAGATTGAGCAGGAAGGGGCTATCAATAGAGCAGCCAAAAATTTAAGCATGTCCTACCGCCAAGCTTGGGGCCGTATCAAAAAAGCTGAAAAGCGGCTGGGTTTTCAGCTTCTTTTAACCCGGACGGGAGGGGAAGCTGGAGGTGGGGCAGAGCTAACCCCCCAAGGGAAAAGGCTTCTGGAAAGCTACGACCGCTTCCGCCAGCAAGTGGAGGAAGCCATCCAGGACGCCTTTAGAAAAAACTTTGGAAAATTATAGGGAGCTAAAAAGGGTCGGGGCTTTTTGTTAAGAAAGGGGGCCCATACTTTTTTAGCCTTCGTTATGCTTAAAAAAACATAAGGATCATCCAGCAAATCCTCTCCTAATAGGGGAAATAAAAAAATGATAGAGAGGAAGTAAAGCAATGCAAAAGAAAAAAGCGGTTTACTTGAGTTTCTGGGCAGCAAGTATTGTTTTGCTGGTACTCACCCTTTCTAGTTGTGGGTCATCTCAGAAACAATCTAACACAGCGGCGCCTGGTATAAAACCCGCTACTAAAAAAGAAGTCATCCTGGCTACTACTACCAGTACCATGGATACCGGCCTTCTCGATGTACTCCTCCCCCTCTTTGAGAAAAAGACAAATTACGTAGTAAAGCCCCATGCTGTAGGCACAGGCCAGGCTTTGGCTATGGGGGAACAAGGGAATGCCGATGCCCTTTTAGTTCATGCCCCGGAAGATGAGGTTAAACTGGTGGAAAAGGGTATAGCTATTAACCGACGCCTAGTTATGCATAATGATTTTATTATAGTTGGCCCTCCCGAGGACCCGGCCCAGGTTAAAGAAGCCAAGACAGCGGCTGAAGCCTTTAAGCGCATAGCAAGCAAGCAGACCCTTTTTATATCCCGGGGTGACGATTCCGGCACCCACAAGAAAGAAAAATCTATAT harbors:
- a CDS encoding cell wall hydrolase, whose amino-acid sequence is MAIKYRERKKMYFLAFAIAFSVFLFFHPHAGYAATYTVQPGDTLFLIGLRYNVTAEEIKQANGLKDAWIYPGQVLWIPTKSGTNYTVQPGDTLFLIGLRFGISYQEIMAANGLTSEYIYPGQTLWIPERGVLSLASRGGKISYTPEEFDLLARLVYAEARGEPYAGQVAVAAVVLNRLRDGRFPKTIAGVIYEPDAFESVTNGQIWLQPNATAYQAAREALAGKDPSGGALFFWNPATATSPWVWTRKIIAVIGNHVFAI
- a CDS encoding substrate-binding domain-containing protein; amino-acid sequence: MQKKKAVYLSFWAASIVLLVLTLSSCGSSQKQSNTAAPGIKPATKKEVILATTTSTMDTGLLDVLLPLFEKKTNYVVKPHAVGTGQALAMGEQGNADALLVHAPEDEVKLVEKGIAINRRLVMHNDFIIVGPPEDPAQVKEAKTAAEAFKRIASKQTLFISRGDDSGTHKKEKSIWKIAGIKPSGKWYQEAGAGMGQTLNIASEKGAYTLTDRGTYLALKKTLRLAILLEGERSLLNIYHIMQVNPEKFPQLPINSEGAKALVDFFISPETQKMIGEFGKDKYGEPLFFPDAGKKEEELGR
- the yabG gene encoding sporulation peptidase YabG, translated to MAGIKPGDIVARLSYGKDIFFKVKAVIITDQGQRTALLKGLDVRLSADAPLEDLELQPAEQVLFYRHQDIHRCNSYFRRARERQEARREAYLTWMDVAAGSEGTQRGAPGEGEGFFELPGRVLHVDGDAEYLDRCLHAYQQLRLPVRGFFVAEEEQAFRVPELLSRYTPDILVLTGHDGLTRQKGDMSSLDSYRHSKDFVAAIRAARRLRPSHDDLVIFAGACQSYYEALLEAGATFASSPARILIHAFDPLLVVERVAYTPIHETVTPQEIIKDTITGEGSIGGVEIKGKLRLGYPASPHLRFLSATSG
- a CDS encoding N-acetylmuramoyl-L-alanine amidase — protein: MGWRIGLDPGHGGPDPGAVGASGLMEKEVTLEVALMLGERLSIAGCDVVFSRREDVDVSLPERVALFNRAKVDLVVSLHVNSSSSQEASYLSTYILAPGGQAEKAARFIQKEMVEALKWPDGGVREANFYILRETEAPAVLVEMGFLSHPQEEAALRRKETRQTLALALARGIALYLGLNPDVFSLPQDIEGHWAEAIIRRCLELGLLKGYPDGTFRPDQPATRAELAAGLLNLLDRIQASRL
- a CDS encoding winged helix-turn-helix domain-containing protein is translated as MRYKVWLEEGEHVFGEGLFTLLREIEQEGAINRAAKNLSMSYRQAWGRIKKAEKRLGFQLLLTRTGGEAGGGAELTPQGKRLLESYDRFRQQVEEAIQDAFRKNFGKL
- a CDS encoding Veg family protein, producing the protein MAGKEVLALIRQDLEARVGQKIKLRANRGRKKIIEKVGILEKTYPNIFVIRLEEQRSPERRISFSYADVLTDTVELMVEGEEGDIRIGAKARS